In Tumebacillus amylolyticus, the genomic stretch GCGGCGCTTCGACGATCGATTCGCGGGTCGCCAGTCGGTGGGAGTCGGTTGCGACGAACTTGAGGTTGCCGTTTTTCAGCGCAAACACGACGCCGGTCAGCACCGGACGAATCTCTTCGGTGGAGACGGCAAGCGATGTCTGGCGAATCATGTCTTTGAGAATATCGGATTGCACGGAGAAGACCTGGTTGTCGGCCACTTGCGGCAGACGCGGGAATTCTTCGTGATCAAGGCCGTGAAGATTATATTCGGTCTTGCCGGATCGGATGATCGTCAGGTAGTTCTGCTTGACCTCAATCTCAACCGTTTTGCCCGGCAGCTTGCGAACGATCTCGCCAAAGAAGCGAGCGGAAAGCACGATCGCCCCTGCCTCTTTAACCTGCACGATTTCTTCGTCGTCTATAAGAGTCGGTACCAAAGTCTCGATTCCGATTTCCAAGTCGGTGGCGGTGAAGTGCAGACCTTGTTCGTCGGCCGCCATCTTGATCCCCGACAACACCGGGATCGTGGACTTGCTGGAAACTGCTTTGTGTACGTTTTGTATAGCCTGGACCAACTGGTTTTTCAAAATAGAAATTTTCATCGATGAGCCCCCTCGCTGGCATCTCTCAGGTGTACTATAACAGCAACGCAATGCATATTGTTGTAGGTGATAGATATAAGATCTTTTTAGTACTAATACTAGTAGGCGCCCTGAATATGTGGATAACGCCGAAAACCCCAGCCAGAGCTAGGTTTCAGCGGTGTGGACAAATTGTGAGCATCTTCGACACAGTTATCCACATATCCAAGCCTCAAAATCACCCAAAAGTTATGCACAGTTTGATCACAAGTACTATCCCCAATTGTTAGTTGTGACCGAGTTTTTCTTTTAAAGCTTCGACGGTCTGCCGCAGCGTGAAGTCGGTTTGCAGTTCCTTCGCGATCTTCTCATGCGCATGTATAACCGTCGTGTGGTCGCGGCCGCCGAATTCGTCGCCGATCTTCGGCAGGGAAAAATCGGTCAGCTCGCGGGCGAGGTACATCGCAATCTGGCGCGGGAAGGCGATGGCCTTCGTGCGTTTTTTTGCTTTGAAGTCC encodes the following:
- the dnaN gene encoding DNA polymerase III subunit beta, with amino-acid sequence MKISILKNQLVQAIQNVHKAVSSKSTIPVLSGIKMAADEQGLHFTATDLEIGIETLVPTLIDDEEIVQVKEAGAIVLSARFFGEIVRKLPGKTVEIEVKQNYLTIIRSGKTEYNLHGLDHEEFPRLPQVADNQVFSVQSDILKDMIRQTSLAVSTEEIRPVLTGVVFALKNGNLKFVATDSHRLATRESIVEAPPELEFANVIVPGKALNELGRLLADDDSLVDVLVSENQVLVKMGLTKFYTRLIDGQYPDISRIIPSTFKTGLTVNTKELQGSIERASLVAKENDNNLVRFNIKHNRLEITSNSPDAGKYSEPIDEIEVTGDELVIAFNSKYFLDALRVIDSPDILIEFTGSMSPFLIKLPDNPRYLHLILPVRIY